A single genomic interval of uncultured Sunxiuqinia sp. harbors:
- a CDS encoding glycosyl hydrolase 115 family protein, which produces MNIKLYELLRGATGCIVFVQLALFAPLFSTAQTRMDYIAFTKEEGSFGLIESGQSAPVVLGQDDFPGVKTVAEWFVSDIKLVSERSPQIFESVLPQSKQLILVGTVGKSSLIDQLVSEGKLDVADFKGDWERSLTQIVENPFPGVDKALVLAGSDKRGTIYAMLNLSREMGVSPWYWWADVPVEKHESVYVKAGRHLTDSPKVKYRGIFLNDEEPALGNWVREKFGGFNNKFYEKVFELILRQRGNFHWSAMWGKAFFDDDPENGPLADKLGIVMSTSHHEPMGRAQAEWHRYGSGPWDYNKNADELKDFWRKGMERNKDYETVVTIAMRGDGDEAMEEGTNTALLEKIVKDQREIIGEVTGEKPEETPQVWALYKEVQDYYDNGMRVPDDVTLLLCDDNWGNVRKLPDINAPERKGGYGMYYHVDYVGGPRCYKWINVSQIQRIWEQMNLTYSHGVDRIWVLNVGDLKPMEYPISFFMDMAWDPTEFNAGNLYQYIVDWSAEQFGEKYAEEAARILNLYTKYNHRVTPELLNARTFSLENYNEFERVRNDYRDLTLDALRLYNFIPNEYKDAFDQLVLFPTNATSNLYEMYYAVAKNHQLAEANDIEANYWADVAKQCFDRDLLFTEHYNQQIAGGKWNHQMDQIRIGYSSWAEPRRRIMPKVVRLEVPETDRSELAFQEAYGYVSIEAANYQLAKGTGKIRWEVIPHLGKTESGITTFPQNEYPESTDSIYLEYAVKFESVGEFDVNVMLSTTLNFNANKGLRYAISVDGGEEQIVNTNGAYRGELGKWQAVRINETITQHTIQNSGLHRLRIRVLEPGIVLQKILIDTGGLKRSYLGAPESKQVKIEE; this is translated from the coding sequence ATGAATATAAAATTATATGAGTTACTTAGAGGTGCAACTGGTTGTATAGTTTTTGTGCAGTTAGCACTTTTTGCACCCCTGTTTTCAACAGCTCAGACCAGAATGGATTACATCGCATTTACAAAAGAAGAGGGATCTTTTGGATTAATCGAAAGTGGTCAATCGGCTCCAGTAGTGCTTGGTCAGGATGACTTTCCGGGAGTAAAAACTGTAGCAGAGTGGTTTGTAAGCGATATAAAACTGGTTAGCGAGCGGTCGCCACAAATCTTTGAATCAGTTTTACCTCAATCGAAACAATTGATTTTGGTGGGTACCGTGGGTAAAAGCTCATTGATTGATCAACTGGTTTCTGAGGGGAAACTCGATGTGGCAGATTTTAAAGGTGATTGGGAACGAAGCCTCACTCAAATAGTCGAAAATCCTTTTCCGGGTGTAGATAAAGCGCTGGTACTAGCAGGAAGCGACAAACGCGGAACAATTTATGCCATGCTCAACTTGTCGCGCGAAATGGGCGTTTCTCCCTGGTATTGGTGGGCTGATGTTCCGGTTGAAAAACACGAATCGGTTTATGTGAAAGCTGGTCGTCACCTGACTGACAGCCCGAAAGTAAAATACCGTGGTATATTTTTGAACGATGAAGAACCGGCCCTTGGAAATTGGGTTCGCGAAAAATTTGGAGGATTCAACAATAAATTTTACGAAAAAGTTTTTGAGTTGATTCTTCGTCAACGCGGAAATTTTCATTGGTCTGCGATGTGGGGCAAAGCCTTCTTCGACGACGATCCTGAGAACGGCCCTTTGGCTGATAAATTGGGAATTGTTATGAGTACCTCGCATCACGAGCCGATGGGACGGGCTCAGGCCGAATGGCATCGATATGGTTCCGGCCCTTGGGATTACAACAAAAATGCTGATGAATTGAAAGATTTTTGGAGAAAGGGGATGGAGCGGAACAAGGATTACGAAACGGTTGTAACCATTGCGATGCGTGGCGATGGCGACGAAGCGATGGAAGAAGGAACAAACACTGCCCTTTTAGAAAAAATTGTAAAAGACCAGCGTGAAATTATTGGCGAAGTTACCGGTGAAAAACCGGAAGAAACACCTCAGGTTTGGGCACTATATAAAGAAGTACAGGACTATTACGACAACGGTATGCGCGTTCCTGATGATGTTACCTTGTTGCTTTGCGACGATAACTGGGGAAATGTGCGCAAGCTACCCGATATAAATGCTCCGGAACGAAAAGGCGGTTACGGTATGTATTATCATGTTGACTATGTTGGTGGACCTCGCTGTTACAAGTGGATCAACGTTAGTCAGATTCAGCGAATTTGGGAACAAATGAACCTGACTTATTCGCATGGAGTTGATCGTATTTGGGTGTTAAACGTTGGCGATTTAAAACCCATGGAATATCCGATCAGTTTCTTTATGGATATGGCTTGGGATCCTACAGAGTTTAATGCAGGTAACCTGTATCAATACATTGTTGACTGGTCTGCCGAACAGTTTGGCGAGAAATATGCCGAGGAAGCTGCCCGTATCCTAAATCTGTACACAAAATATAACCACCGGGTAACACCAGAATTGCTTAATGCCAGAACTTTCAGCCTGGAAAACTACAACGAATTTGAACGGGTTCGGAATGATTACCGCGACCTTACGCTGGATGCCTTGCGTTTGTATAATTTCATTCCAAACGAGTATAAAGATGCATTTGACCAACTGGTGCTTTTCCCGACCAATGCCACTTCTAATTTGTACGAGATGTATTATGCGGTTGCAAAAAACCACCAGCTCGCCGAGGCCAATGATATTGAGGCCAATTATTGGGCCGATGTGGCAAAGCAGTGTTTTGATCGCGATTTACTTTTTACGGAGCACTACAACCAGCAAATTGCGGGCGGTAAATGGAATCACCAAATGGATCAAATTCGAATTGGTTACAGTTCCTGGGCCGAACCACGCCGCAGAATTATGCCAAAGGTGGTGCGGCTTGAAGTACCTGAAACTGATCGTTCGGAATTAGCATTTCAGGAAGCCTACGGTTATGTTTCTATTGAAGCGGCCAATTATCAGCTGGCAAAAGGGACAGGCAAAATACGCTGGGAAGTAATTCCACATCTTGGGAAAACCGAATCGGGTATTACCACTTTTCCACAAAATGAATATCCGGAAAGCACAGATTCGATTTACCTCGAATATGCAGTTAAGTTCGAGTCAGTGGGAGAGTTTGATGTGAATGTAATGTTATCCACGACATTAAACTTTAATGCCAATAAAGGATTACGTTATGCCATTTCAGTTGATGGTGGAGAAGAACAAATAGTAAATACGAATGGAGCTTATCGGGGTGAGTTAGGAAAATGGCAGGCAGTAAGGATCAATGAAACCATAACACAGCACACTATTCAGAACTCCGGACTACATCGGTTGCGGATTCGCGTATTGGAGCCCGGAATAGTTTTGCAAAAAATTCTGATAGACACCGGAGGCTTGAAACGAAGTTATCTGGGAGCACCCGAGAGTAAACAAGTAAAAATTGAGGAATGA
- a CDS encoding sialate O-acetylesterase — protein sequence MRINRIRFSFFVFLLFFVFCGELNAAVKLPHLVSSGMVLQRNESVTIWGWADSGEKIEIEFLGEVYKIKADRNGDWQLELNAMAAGGPYSMTINDIVLNDILIGDVWLASGQSNMELKLNRVMDLYADEIQKINTDQIRLFRSSTRENAEGERADYPDGKWLSSTPENIMEFSAVAWLFADKIHESQDVPVGIISTAIGGSPAEAWLSKNKVTPFLDEWLEQGKRIDSMRAAYIEKNGEIKPYNWGAEVNKNDPGTGKWSKDDVDVSGWPQISLPGYWTDKGVNFWNGSIWFYKEFELDESLAGEEAILRLGRIIDSDSAFVNGTFVGNITYQYPPRIYTIPKGVLKAGTNKIMVRVFNQGGRGGFVEEKPYEVRVGKEVIDITGDWHYHIGAELNPPRGNMGGLQFRPGGLYNSLINPMKKYTVKGVIWYQGETNAGRGFQYRQLFKDLIVDWRDQMEKADLPFLFVQLANLGVPNKQPVENGWAETRDAQRRALELPNTGMAVAFDIGEWNDIHPLNKKEVARRLYLEAERVAYGNDKIVSAGPLYKSMKVEAGSILLTFESVGSGLYANSRLEGFQIAGEDGEFVWANAVVMSKNTVKVWSRKVKEPVAVRYAWDGNPAGSNLKNKENLPASPFTTED from the coding sequence ATGAGGATAAATAGAATCCGATTTAGTTTTTTCGTGTTTTTGTTGTTTTTCGTGTTTTGCGGAGAACTAAACGCTGCTGTAAAATTACCACATTTGGTAAGTAGTGGAATGGTGCTTCAGCGTAACGAGTCGGTTACGATTTGGGGCTGGGCCGATTCCGGAGAAAAGATCGAAATTGAGTTTTTAGGAGAAGTATATAAAATCAAGGCAGACAGGAACGGAGACTGGCAGCTTGAGCTAAATGCAATGGCTGCCGGTGGTCCGTATTCCATGACCATAAACGATATCGTGCTAAACGATATTTTAATTGGTGATGTTTGGTTGGCTTCGGGGCAATCGAATATGGAGCTGAAACTGAACCGGGTTATGGATTTATATGCTGACGAGATTCAGAAAATAAATACCGATCAGATTCGACTCTTCCGTTCGTCAACACGCGAAAATGCAGAGGGAGAAAGAGCGGACTACCCTGATGGAAAGTGGCTTTCATCAACGCCGGAAAATATTATGGAGTTTTCGGCCGTTGCCTGGTTATTTGCCGATAAGATTCATGAATCTCAAGATGTTCCGGTTGGTATAATCAGTACTGCTATTGGTGGTTCGCCGGCTGAAGCTTGGTTGAGTAAAAATAAAGTAACACCGTTTCTCGATGAATGGTTAGAGCAAGGTAAAAGGATTGACTCCATGCGCGCTGCCTACATTGAAAAGAATGGTGAAATAAAACCATATAACTGGGGGGCAGAAGTTAACAAAAACGATCCGGGTACAGGAAAATGGTCGAAAGACGATGTTGATGTTTCAGGTTGGCCACAGATTTCTCTTCCGGGGTACTGGACAGATAAAGGAGTTAACTTTTGGAACGGTTCCATCTGGTTTTACAAGGAATTTGAATTGGATGAGTCATTGGCAGGAGAAGAAGCCATTTTGCGCTTGGGACGTATTATCGACAGCGACTCGGCTTTTGTAAACGGAACTTTTGTGGGCAACATTACTTATCAATATCCACCACGAATTTATACCATTCCCAAAGGCGTTTTAAAAGCTGGCACAAACAAGATAATGGTACGCGTATTCAACCAGGGCGGACGCGGTGGTTTTGTAGAAGAGAAGCCTTACGAAGTGCGTGTTGGGAAAGAAGTAATTGATATTACCGGCGACTGGCACTACCATATTGGAGCCGAGTTAAATCCTCCAAGAGGAAATATGGGCGGTCTTCAATTTCGTCCTGGCGGACTATACAATTCATTAATTAACCCGATGAAAAAGTACACGGTTAAAGGGGTGATTTGGTATCAGGGAGAAACCAACGCCGGACGTGGCTTTCAATATCGTCAGTTGTTTAAAGACCTGATTGTGGATTGGAGAGATCAGATGGAAAAAGCAGACTTGCCTTTTCTGTTTGTTCAGTTAGCAAATCTTGGAGTTCCGAATAAACAGCCGGTTGAAAATGGTTGGGCCGAAACACGCGATGCACAACGCCGTGCGCTGGAACTTCCAAACACCGGAATGGCAGTAGCTTTTGATATTGGCGAATGGAACGATATTCATCCGCTTAACAAAAAAGAAGTAGCTCGTCGTTTATATCTGGAGGCCGAAAGAGTTGCTTACGGAAATGATAAGATTGTAAGTGCCGGTCCGCTTTACAAATCAATGAAAGTGGAAGCTGGTAGTATATTACTTACTTTCGAATCAGTTGGATCAGGATTGTATGCAAATAGTAGGCTCGAAGGATTTCAGATTGCAGGAGAAGATGGTGAGTTTGTATGGGCCAATGCCGTAGTGATGAGCAAAAATACGGTTAAAGTTTGGAGCAGAAAGGTAAAAGAACCGGTGGCAGTTCGTTATGCCTGGGATGGAAATCCGGCCGGATCAAATTTGAAAAATAAAGAAAACCTGCCAGCATCGCCGTTTACAACCGAAGACTAA
- a CDS encoding glycoside-pentoside-hexuronide (GPH):cation symporter, giving the protein MKTNSQKISVLEKIGYSLGDLAANLVFQTLVTFLAFFYTDIYGLKNDHASVIMLSVGLVAAFAFNPIIGALADRTRSRWGKFRPWILFTAIPLGVIALLAFTTPDFSYKGKLIYAAGTYTLLLLAYAASNLPYSALSGVITGDMSERNSLSSYRFAAVMFAQFFVQVFMLPIILHVGDGDKAAGIESVMTWMAIIGTVLLLITFLTTKERVIPSPEQESSLKDDLGDLFKNRPWIIMLTLTILVFVTLAMKGGSYVYYFNNYVDEAALQSFIQPILDSLSAVGLNFFESDVASAGFGLFNAGGIICSMIGIAVSSKLANKFGKRDVFGAALFIATLFIVSFIFYNPEDVRIMFLAQALHMFFYGVTTPILWAMIADVADYSEWVNNRRATAIIFSAMMVGLKAGLAIGGAIVTWILGLYGYVSKDAVAAGQELVQPESVAQGAKMLVSIYPSIPFLIGVALLFFYEINKNKEIQIQNELNIRRM; this is encoded by the coding sequence ATGAAAACTAATTCACAGAAGATTTCTGTTCTGGAAAAAATAGGATACAGCCTTGGCGACCTGGCTGCTAACCTCGTGTTTCAAACTCTGGTTACTTTCCTTGCATTTTTCTACACTGACATTTATGGACTGAAAAATGATCATGCTTCAGTTATTATGCTCTCGGTAGGTCTGGTAGCAGCCTTTGCATTTAACCCGATTATTGGAGCACTGGCCGACCGAACACGTTCACGATGGGGAAAATTTCGTCCCTGGATTTTGTTTACGGCTATTCCGTTGGGCGTAATTGCTTTACTGGCATTTACAACTCCCGATTTTTCTTACAAAGGAAAGCTGATTTATGCAGCCGGAACTTATACGCTTTTATTGTTGGCATATGCTGCAAGTAATCTGCCTTATTCTGCATTAAGCGGTGTGATAACCGGCGATATGTCGGAGCGAAACAGTCTGTCTTCGTACCGCTTTGCGGCCGTAATGTTTGCACAGTTTTTTGTGCAGGTGTTTATGCTGCCCATCATTTTACATGTAGGCGATGGAGATAAAGCTGCGGGAATTGAATCGGTAATGACCTGGATGGCCATTATTGGTACCGTGCTATTGCTGATCACTTTTCTTACTACAAAAGAACGTGTAATTCCTAGTCCAGAACAGGAATCGAGTTTAAAAGACGATTTGGGCGACTTGTTTAAAAACCGTCCCTGGATCATCATGTTAACGCTTACTATTCTGGTTTTTGTAACGCTGGCTATGAAAGGAGGATCGTACGTTTATTATTTCAATAATTACGTTGATGAGGCAGCACTGCAAAGTTTTATTCAGCCGATTTTAGATTCGCTGTCGGCCGTGGGATTGAACTTTTTTGAATCGGATGTAGCATCGGCAGGCTTTGGTTTGTTTAACGCCGGAGGAATTATTTGCTCCATGATCGGTATCGCTGTTTCCAGTAAGCTGGCCAACAAATTCGGAAAACGCGATGTATTCGGAGCAGCATTATTTATTGCTACTTTGTTTATTGTGTCCTTCATTTTTTACAATCCTGAAGATGTTCGCATAATGTTTTTAGCACAGGCACTGCACATGTTTTTCTATGGTGTAACAACACCTATTCTTTGGGCAATGATTGCCGATGTTGCCGACTACTCGGAGTGGGTTAATAATCGTCGCGCTACGGCTATTATCTTTTCAGCAATGATGGTGGGCCTAAAAGCCGGATTGGCCATTGGAGGTGCAATTGTTACCTGGATTCTTGGTTTGTATGGTTACGTATCGAAAGATGCTGTGGCGGCTGGTCAGGAACTGGTTCAGCCCGAAAGTGTGGCACAGGGAGCAAAAATGTTGGTGAGTATTTACCCGTCGATTCCGTTTTTGATCGGCGTAGCTTTGCTTTTCTTTTACGAAATAAATAAGAACAAAGAAATTCAGATTCAGAATGAATTAAACATAAGAAGAATGTAG
- a CDS encoding endo-1,4-beta-xylanase: MKKFNGFVLMALLVGIFVSCNSGTTSHSTKTATLKDALAEKFYIGTALNANQITGKDSAGIEVVKQQFNAIVPENCMKSAEIQPMEGEFDFELADQFVDFGVQNEMFITGHCLIWHSQVPSWFFTDNEGNDVSREVMIERMKNHIYTVVGRYKGKIQGWDVVNEAIMEDGSFRNSKFYQIVGEDFIKQAFQFAHEADPDAELYYNDYNEWYPGKRDAIVKMIRDLKVDGVRIDGIGMQGHVGMDSPSLEDYEAAMVAYANEGVKVMVTELDMSILPNRRRDVGADISTNIEYQKELNPYTDGVVPQEKQDEWDARMVDFFELFLKHSHNMRRVTLWGVADGDSWKNNFPVRGRTDYPLLFDRNHQPKSAVAKIIELTKEEGRH; this comes from the coding sequence ATGAAAAAATTTAATGGATTTGTTTTGATGGCACTTTTAGTCGGTATTTTTGTGTCGTGTAATAGTGGCACAACTAGTCATTCGACGAAAACAGCAACTTTAAAAGATGCTTTAGCCGAGAAGTTTTACATCGGAACAGCTTTAAATGCCAATCAAATAACTGGTAAGGATTCTGCTGGAATTGAAGTTGTGAAACAACAGTTTAATGCAATTGTACCGGAGAACTGTATGAAAAGTGCGGAAATCCAGCCTATGGAAGGAGAGTTTGATTTCGAACTGGCAGACCAGTTTGTAGATTTTGGTGTACAAAACGAAATGTTTATCACAGGGCACTGTTTGATCTGGCATTCGCAGGTGCCAAGTTGGTTTTTTACTGATAATGAAGGTAACGATGTTTCGCGCGAGGTGATGATTGAGCGAATGAAAAACCATATTTATACCGTCGTAGGCCGCTATAAAGGGAAGATACAGGGTTGGGATGTAGTGAACGAGGCTATTATGGAAGATGGTAGTTTCCGAAATAGTAAGTTTTACCAAATTGTAGGTGAAGATTTTATTAAGCAGGCCTTTCAGTTTGCCCATGAAGCTGATCCGGATGCAGAATTGTACTACAACGATTACAACGAGTGGTACCCGGGGAAACGTGATGCGATTGTGAAAATGATTCGCGACTTGAAAGTCGACGGAGTCCGGATTGATGGAATAGGCATGCAAGGGCATGTGGGTATGGACAGCCCATCGCTGGAAGATTACGAAGCTGCCATGGTGGCGTATGCCAACGAAGGAGTGAAAGTGATGGTCACCGAACTTGACATGTCGATTTTACCTAATCGCAGACGCGATGTTGGAGCAGATATTTCTACGAATATTGAATATCAGAAAGAATTAAATCCATATACCGATGGCGTGGTTCCACAGGAAAAACAAGATGAGTGGGACGCCCGGATGGTGGATTTCTTTGAGTTGTTCCTGAAGCATTCGCACAACATGAGACGAGTAACCTTATGGGGTGTTGCCGATGGCGATTCATGGAAAAACAATTTCCCGGTTCGCGGACGTACCGATTACCCACTGTTGTTTGATCGGAACCATCAGCCCAAGTCTGCAGTAGCAAAGATTATTGAGTTAACGAAAGAGGAGGGGCGTCACTAA
- a CDS encoding glycoside hydrolase family 43 protein, which yields MKKSRYLVPDLYTADPAVHVFNGKLYIYPSHDVESGIPENDNGDHFDMRDYHVFSMENIDGEVTDHGIALDVKDIPWAGRQLWDCDCACKDGKYYLYFPLKDQTDIFRIGVAISDKPEGPFISQDAPMKGSYSIDPCVFCDDDGSYYMYFGGLWGGQLQRYRNNKAIEFGHEPKDEEPALPARIVKLSNDMLEFGEEPREIIILDESGEVLKAGDHDRRFFEASWMHKYDGKYYFSYSTGNTHKLCYAIGDNPYGPFTYKGVILTPVVGWTTHHSIAEFKGKWYLFHHDSVPSGGKTWLRSMKVVELEYNEDGTIKTIAGEIG from the coding sequence ATGAAAAAATCAAGATATTTGGTGCCGGACTTATACACAGCTGATCCGGCGGTGCATGTGTTCAATGGCAAATTATACATTTACCCGTCTCACGATGTTGAATCGGGCATTCCGGAAAATGACAACGGCGATCATTTTGATATGCGCGATTACCATGTCTTTTCAATGGAAAATATTGATGGAGAAGTAACCGATCACGGAATAGCATTGGATGTGAAAGATATTCCATGGGCAGGGCGACAGCTTTGGGATTGCGATTGTGCCTGCAAAGATGGTAAGTATTACCTGTACTTCCCCCTGAAAGATCAAACCGACATTTTTCGCATCGGAGTAGCCATCAGCGATAAGCCGGAAGGCCCCTTCATTTCTCAGGATGCGCCCATGAAAGGTAGCTACTCTATCGATCCCTGCGTGTTTTGCGATGATGATGGATCGTACTACATGTATTTTGGCGGTTTGTGGGGCGGGCAGCTTCAACGCTATCGCAATAACAAAGCCATTGAGTTTGGGCACGAGCCCAAAGATGAAGAACCTGCCTTGCCAGCCAGGATCGTGAAACTAAGCAATGACATGCTTGAATTTGGGGAAGAGCCACGCGAGATTATTATTCTGGATGAAAGTGGCGAAGTGTTGAAAGCCGGTGACCACGATCGTCGTTTCTTTGAAGCATCGTGGATGCACAAGTACGATGGCAAATACTACTTTTCGTATTCAACCGGTAACACGCACAAATTGTGTTATGCCATAGGAGACAATCCATACGGGCCTTTCACCTATAAGGGAGTCATTCTTACTCCGGTCGTTGGCTGGACAACTCATCATTCGATTGCAGAGTTTAAAGGAAAGTGGTACTTGTTTCATCACGATAGCGTTCCCTCAGGAGGTAAGACTTGGTTGCGCAGCATGAAAGTTGTGGAGCTGGAATATAATGAGGACGGAACTATAAAAACCATCGCTGGCGAAATTGGATAG
- a CDS encoding Crp/Fnr family transcriptional regulator — translation MPILKKYMELEGIVGIRRFFEAEGIPKEYKKNEFFMRRGQRHNHIGFILEGGFRYLGYSSEGKEQIVGYSFESDFVVDYATFQVQEPPAIDTQSIKKSTVLSLTYDQLNAYFECCGIPDLRSKVAEALLNDFGTRLLSMYCDTPEERYIKLIDRYSDILNLVSLKEIASLIKVTPETLSRIRKKLKNLDLNQEF, via the coding sequence ATGCCAATTCTAAAAAAATATATGGAGCTTGAAGGAATTGTTGGAATACGACGTTTTTTTGAAGCAGAAGGAATTCCCAAAGAATATAAAAAGAATGAATTTTTCATGCGCCGGGGACAACGCCATAACCATATTGGATTTATTCTCGAAGGTGGATTCAGATACCTGGGATATTCGTCGGAAGGGAAAGAACAAATAGTTGGTTATAGTTTCGAAAGTGATTTTGTTGTTGATTATGCAACGTTCCAGGTCCAGGAGCCTCCTGCTATTGATACCCAATCTATAAAAAAAAGCACAGTACTCTCACTTACCTATGATCAGCTTAATGCATATTTTGAATGCTGTGGAATTCCTGACCTCAGGAGTAAAGTAGCAGAAGCTCTGCTTAACGATTTTGGCACCCGGCTGCTTTCAATGTACTGCGACACACCCGAAGAACGTTATATAAAGCTTATTGACCGTTACTCTGACATTTTAAATTTGGTTAGCCTGAAAGAAATAGCTTCGTTAATAAAAGTTACACCTGAAACATTAAGCCGAATCCGTAAGAAACTAAAGAACCTTGATTTGAATCAAGAGTTTTGA
- a CDS encoding Crp/Fnr family transcriptional regulator produces MAFLNKYLELDEIADVKNFFLGKGTVKEYKKNDFFVRQGQKHDHAGFIREGGFRYLGSTSKGKEQIIGYSFENDFVVDYGSFQSQKKAIVDIQAIRSSVVLCVSHDELNEFYQHHIKNIRGQLAETLFEDIYGRLVSLYCDSPKERYLKLLAQYPDILDLITLREIASFIKIEPETLSRIRKKLLLAENS; encoded by the coding sequence ATGGCTTTTCTGAATAAATACCTGGAATTGGATGAAATTGCAGACGTGAAGAATTTCTTTCTCGGGAAAGGTACTGTAAAAGAATACAAGAAGAATGATTTCTTTGTGCGACAGGGACAAAAACATGATCATGCAGGTTTTATCCGGGAAGGTGGCTTCCGATATTTGGGATCCACTTCTAAGGGAAAGGAGCAAATCATTGGCTACAGTTTTGAAAATGACTTTGTTGTTGATTACGGATCTTTTCAGTCTCAAAAAAAGGCAATTGTCGATATACAGGCAATTAGAAGCAGTGTCGTACTGTGCGTCAGTCACGATGAACTCAATGAGTTCTATCAACATCACATAAAAAATATCAGAGGACAATTAGCAGAAACCCTTTTCGAAGATATTTACGGCAGGTTGGTTTCCTTGTATTGTGATTCTCCAAAGGAACGGTATCTGAAACTGTTGGCACAATATCCTGATATTTTGGATCTGATCACATTACGAGAAATAGCTTCATTTATTAAAATTGAACCAGAAACACTAAGTCGGATACGAAAAAAATTATTGCTGGCCGAGAACTCTTGA